One Rosa chinensis cultivar Old Blush chromosome 3, RchiOBHm-V2, whole genome shotgun sequence DNA window includes the following coding sequences:
- the LOC112191596 gene encoding target of rapamycin complex subunit LST8 codes for MSQQPSVILATASYDHTIRFWEAKSGRCYRTIQYPDSQVNRLEITPDKRFLAAAGNPHIRLFDVNSNSPQPVMSYDSHTNNVMAVGFQCDGNWMYSGSEDGTVKIWDLRAPGCQREYESRAAVNTVVLHPNQTELISGDQNGNIRVWDLTANSCSCELVPEVDTAVRSLTVMWDGSLVVAANNHGTCYVWRLLRGTQTMTNFEPLHKLQAHKGYILKCLLSPEFCEPHRYLATASSDHTVKIWNVDGFTLEKTLEGHQRWVWDCVFSVDGAYLITASSDTTARLWNLSTGEDIRVYQGHHKATICCALHDGAEPGPS; via the exons ATGAGCCAACAACCGTCGGTGATACTTGCGACGGCGAGCTATGACCACACTATTCGCTTCTGGGAGGCCAAAAGTGGCCGCTGCTACCGTACCATCCAATACCCTGATTCA CAAGTAAATAGGCTTGAGATAACTCCGGATAAACGATTCCTGGCTGCAGCGGGCAACCCTCATATTCGATTGTTTGATGTTAATTCAAACAGTCCTCAACCG GTGATGAGCTATGATTCACACACTAATAACGTAATGGCAGTGGGGTTTCAATGTGATGGGAACTGGATGTATTCAGGTTCCGAGGACGGTACAGTAAAAATTTGGGATTTGAG AGCTCCAGGTTGCCAAAGGGAATATGAAAGCCGTGCAGCTGTTAACACTGTTGTGCTGCACCCGAATCAG ACTGAACTAATATCTGGGGACCAAAATGGCAACATTCGTGTTTGGGATTTGACAGCGAATTCTTGCAGTTGTGAATTG GTTCCAGAGGTGGATACTGCTGTAAGGTCGTTAACAGTTATGTGGGATGGGAGCTTGGTTGTTGCTGCAAATAATCATGGGACATGCTATGTTTGGCGCTTGTTGCGAGGGACACAG ACTATGACAAATTTTGAGCCACTTCATAAGCTCCAAGCACACAAGGGATACATCCTCAAATGTCTACTTTCACCTGAGTTCTGTGAACCCCACAG ATATTTGGCCACTGCCTCTTCTGACCACACTGTCAAGATATGGAATGTTGATGGTTTCACATTAGAGAAAACTCTAGAAG GGCATCAACGGTGGGTTTGGGACTGTGTTTTTTCCGTAGATGGTGCCTATCTTATAAcag CTTCCTCTGATACAACAGCAAGGCTTTGGAACCTGTCCACCGGAGAAGATATCAGGGTGTATCAGGGGCATCACAAAGCAACCATTTGTTGTGCACTGCATGATGGAGCTGAACCTGGTCCATCTTGA